A part of Thermomicrobiales bacterium genomic DNA contains:
- the gyrA gene encoding DNA gyrase subunit A yields the protein MEIGNIRPISIDTEMRRSYLDYAMSVIVQRALPDVRDGMKPVQRRILYGMSEMGLRANTRFRKSAGIVGEVLKSYHPHSDTAVYDALVRMVQEFSLRYPLVDGQGNFGSVDGDGAAAMRYTEAKLSAIAEELLADIDKNTVDFQPNYDGTTTQPVVLPAKLPNLLINGAAGIAVGMATNIPPHNLSEICDAIVHLVDNPEATIEDLMNFVHGPDFPTGATILGREGIKAAFATGRGRVVIRANAFIEETNRGRYAIIVTELPYQVNKAALIEKIAELVKVGRLDGIHDLRDESDRDGMRIMIELKRDAQPKKVLNNLYKFTALQSSFGVNMLALVDGVQPRVLGLRRILELHIIHRQEILTRRTQFELERARRRAHILEGLKIALDNLDAIIKTIRESRTSESARNNLMKGFSLSEVQATAILDMQLRRLAALERKKIEDEYRELLKEIARLEDLLASPHKILQLIKDDVAYLKETYGDARRTRIVDADGEISDEDLIPELNVLVTMTNRGYVKRIPDGVYRTQRRGGRGVTGVTMREADGVQHLVAANTHDSLLFFTNRGRVFQLKVYDLPDVGRMAKGMAVVNLLSLQPNESITTLLPVRDFKEAEYLFFCTRNGRIKRTALDQFSAVRSTGLIAITLDDDDELAWVRMTSGNDDIILVTEQAKAIRFDEGDARAMGRPAAGVIGIRLGVSDRVMAAIVIDDIAAGNDLLLVSENGFGKRTAVSEFNVQHRGGQGVTAMRLTTRNGKLASAELVTPDQEVMLMSNDGIVIRTRVEQISRYGRQTQGVAVMRLGNGDRVVSMTVLSEQSEEADALVDTLAEIDKEERAPKSNGRTPKTPKASR from the coding sequence GTGGAAATCGGGAACATTCGACCAATCAGCATCGACACCGAAATGAGGCGCTCCTACCTCGACTATGCGATGAGTGTCATCGTGCAGCGCGCCCTGCCGGATGTCCGCGATGGGATGAAGCCGGTCCAGCGACGGATTCTGTACGGCATGTCGGAGATGGGCCTCCGGGCCAACACTCGGTTCCGGAAGAGCGCAGGCATCGTCGGCGAAGTTCTCAAGAGCTATCACCCGCACAGTGACACAGCCGTCTACGACGCGCTCGTCCGCATGGTACAGGAGTTCTCGCTCCGCTACCCGCTAGTCGATGGCCAGGGCAACTTCGGCTCTGTCGATGGGGATGGCGCGGCGGCGATGCGCTACACCGAGGCGAAGCTCAGCGCGATCGCCGAGGAGCTGCTCGCTGACATTGACAAGAACACGGTCGATTTCCAACCAAACTACGATGGCACGACAACCCAGCCAGTCGTGCTGCCGGCGAAGCTCCCCAACTTGCTGATCAACGGCGCGGCCGGCATCGCTGTCGGGATGGCCACGAATATCCCGCCGCACAACCTGAGCGAGATCTGCGACGCCATTGTTCACCTGGTTGACAACCCGGAAGCAACTATCGAAGATCTGATGAATTTCGTCCACGGGCCGGATTTCCCGACTGGCGCGACGATCCTCGGCCGCGAGGGCATCAAGGCCGCGTTCGCAACCGGACGAGGACGGGTGGTTATCCGAGCCAACGCCTTCATCGAGGAGACGAATCGGGGCCGGTACGCCATCATCGTGACTGAGTTGCCGTACCAGGTCAACAAGGCGGCGTTGATCGAGAAGATTGCCGAGCTCGTGAAGGTCGGCCGGCTGGATGGCATTCACGACCTGCGTGATGAATCCGACCGGGACGGCATGCGCATCATGATCGAGCTGAAGCGGGACGCGCAGCCAAAGAAGGTGCTCAACAACCTCTACAAGTTCACTGCCCTCCAGTCGTCGTTTGGCGTCAACATGCTGGCGTTGGTCGACGGTGTGCAGCCACGAGTCCTCGGTCTGCGACGCATCCTCGAGCTGCACATCATCCACCGGCAGGAAATCCTCACTCGCAGGACCCAGTTCGAGCTGGAGCGAGCCAGACGTCGCGCCCATATCCTCGAGGGGCTCAAGATCGCGCTCGATAACCTCGATGCGATCATCAAGACCATTCGCGAGTCACGAACCAGCGAGAGCGCCCGGAACAACCTCATGAAGGGGTTCAGCCTCAGCGAGGTCCAGGCAACCGCGATCCTCGATATGCAGCTCCGCCGGCTCGCGGCGCTGGAGCGCAAGAAGATCGAGGACGAGTACCGTGAATTGCTGAAGGAGATTGCCCGGCTGGAGGACCTGCTTGCCAGCCCGCACAAGATCCTCCAGTTGATCAAGGACGACGTGGCATACCTGAAGGAAACCTACGGTGACGCGCGTCGGACACGGATCGTCGATGCCGACGGTGAGATCAGTGACGAAGACCTCATCCCGGAGCTGAATGTGCTGGTCACGATGACCAATCGAGGTTACGTCAAGCGCATCCCCGACGGCGTCTATCGCACCCAGCGGCGCGGCGGTCGCGGCGTCACTGGGGTGACAATGCGCGAGGCCGACGGTGTCCAGCACCTTGTTGCCGCCAACACCCACGATTCACTACTGTTCTTCACCAACCGTGGCCGTGTTTTCCAGCTCAAGGTCTATGATCTGCCAGATGTCGGGCGAATGGCCAAGGGGATGGCGGTTGTCAATCTTCTCAGCCTGCAGCCGAACGAGTCGATCACAACGCTACTTCCAGTTCGCGATTTCAAAGAGGCAGAGTATCTCTTCTTCTGCACTCGCAACGGTCGCATCAAGCGCACGGCGCTCGATCAATTTTCAGCCGTCCGATCGACGGGTCTGATCGCGATCACGCTCGACGATGACGACGAGTTGGCGTGGGTGCGCATGACCAGCGGCAACGACGACATCATCCTTGTCACCGAACAGGCCAAGGCAATTCGATTCGACGAGGGGGATGCGCGCGCGATGGGTCGGCCGGCGGCCGGCGTCATCGGCATTCGCCTGGGGGTCTCCGATCGCGTGATGGCAGCGATCGTCATCGACGACATCGCCGCCGGGAATGACCTGCTGCTCGTCTCGGAGAATGGCTTCGGCAAGCGAACAGCCGTGTCGGAGTTCAACGTGCAGCATCGGGGCGGCCAGGGCGTCACTGCAATGAGGTTAACGACCCGCAACGGCAAGCTCGCCAGCGCCGAGCTCGTTACCCCTGACCAGGAAGTGATGCTGATGTCGAACGACGGCATCGTGATCCGAACGCGGGTCGAGCAGATCTCACGCTACGGCCGGCAAACTCAGGGCGTAGCCGTCATGCGACTTGGCAACGGTGATCGAGTGGTTTCGATGACGGTGCTCTCCGAGCAAAGCGAGGAGGCCGACGCGCTCGTCGACACGCTGGCCGAGATCGACAAAGAGGAGCGCGCTCCGAAGTCGAACGGCCGAACGCCAAAGACGCCCAAGGCAAGTCGCTAA
- a CDS encoding polymer-forming cytoskeletal protein produces MSMRTATVPPDTLAAQSLEGSRSLIDRHTTVEGTLATPHDLRIEGRVTGVLQCDGVLYVAAGAEVDADIAATDAIVEGTIAGSITCSGRLEVRSTGVVQAVVKTHRLVIHEGAVLEGRLDMESVSDAAETDAAEGSVETPAEVADSSGESASSYSYLRNFSSPAASSSRGDTDLPGQEARDDSDDDTGNNPT; encoded by the coding sequence ATGAGTATGCGCACAGCAACCGTACCGCCAGACACGCTAGCCGCTCAGTCACTCGAGGGCAGCCGGTCACTCATCGACCGGCACACCACGGTCGAGGGAACGCTGGCGACACCGCACGATCTGCGAATTGAGGGGCGCGTCACCGGAGTTCTGCAATGTGACGGTGTACTGTATGTCGCGGCCGGGGCCGAGGTCGATGCTGATATCGCCGCAACCGACGCGATTGTCGAAGGGACGATTGCAGGGTCAATCACATGCTCCGGCCGGCTCGAGGTTCGTTCGACCGGCGTTGTGCAGGCCGTTGTCAAAACGCATCGTCTGGTCATCCACGAGGGCGCAGTCCTCGAAGGTCGCCTCGACATGGAGTCTGTATCCGACGCCGCGGAAACTGATGCTGCTGAAGGCTCGGTGGAGACTCCCGCTGAAGTGGCCGATTCCAGCGGTGAATCTGCCTCATCATATTCGTATCTCCGGAATTTCTCGTCACCAGCAGCCTCATCCTCCCGGGGTGACACGGACTTGCCCGGGCAAGAGGCTCGTGATGACTCGGACGATGACACAGGTAACAATCCGACATAG
- the nadD gene encoding nicotinate-nucleotide adenylyltransferase — protein MRRERDLNGNIRVGVFGGTFDPIHIGHLIVAEIMRFRLQLAQVIFMPAGVPPHKPGRIVSASEHRVAMLRISIGESSSFAISTIDLDREGWSYTADSLRILRNRISETSELYFLMGQDSLRDFPTWNRPNLIAAQARLGVALRPGVEVSVAEIEHTVPETRNRIDLVSIPLIGVSSTEIRANVRSGGPYRYQVLPGVADYIRDHGLYLDVDERN, from the coding sequence GTGCGACGGGAGCGCGACCTGAACGGCAATATCCGTGTTGGTGTCTTTGGTGGAACCTTCGACCCGATCCATATCGGGCACCTCATCGTCGCCGAGATCATGCGGTTTCGGTTACAGCTCGCCCAGGTGATTTTTATGCCGGCCGGCGTTCCTCCTCATAAGCCCGGACGGATCGTCTCGGCCAGCGAACACCGAGTCGCCATGCTCCGGATCTCGATCGGCGAGTCGTCGAGCTTCGCGATAAGCACCATCGATCTCGACCGCGAAGGCTGGTCGTACACTGCTGACTCGCTCAGAATCCTGCGTAACAGAATCAGCGAAACCTCGGAACTCTATTTCCTGATGGGCCAGGATTCGCTACGCGACTTCCCGACCTGGAATCGACCGAATCTGATCGCCGCACAGGCCCGGCTCGGAGTCGCGCTCCGGCCAGGTGTCGAAGTCTCGGTCGCCGAAATCGAGCACACGGTGCCAGAGACGCGTAACCGTATCGACCTTGTGTCGATTCCCTTGATTGGAGTCTCGTCTACCGAGATCCGCGCGAATGTCCGCAGCGGCGGACCCTATCGGTACCAGGTGCTTCCCGGAGTCGCCGACTATATCCGGGATCACGGCCTGTATCTCGATGTGGACGAACGGAATTGA
- the secD gene encoding protein translocase subunit SecD, with product MRAHSRITITVILLITFVSAWLAIPSDWLNIAGAKDNIYVHQGLDLQGGLQVVLEARPPEGQSVSRDELVGTRDTIQRRVGGLGVSEPLIQTRGSNQIVVELPGVSDPQQAVDLLKQTALLEIIDPQGQYLPVGTKVNTTLGSARQPGADGTPATGEATPGSTPDGTPAATPGAGASTDQNAGGPTFTTIVSGADLADAFPTQDSVGSIVVGFRLKPEAADKFYEYTSTHIGQPMSIVVDNTVINSATIRDAISNEGVINGLTPQEVTNLVLQLKSGALSVPLEVVQSRTIGPSLGQDSIDQSILAGLVGLGLVALMMILYYRLPGLLSVFALLIYTSIVFALFKLIPVTLTLAGIAGFILSIGMAVDANVLIFARLKDELRLGRPIPEAIEAGFDHAWPSIRDSNISTMITCAILFWFGRYTGASIIQGFALTLFVGVVVSMFTAIVVTRNMLRILLTIRPINDRWWLGVDHGQGVPARAE from the coding sequence TTGCGTGCGCATTCCAGGATAACGATAACGGTCATACTCCTCATCACATTTGTCTCTGCCTGGCTAGCAATCCCGTCTGACTGGCTGAATATTGCCGGGGCCAAAGACAACATCTACGTGCACCAGGGGCTCGACCTTCAGGGTGGTCTCCAGGTGGTGCTTGAGGCTCGGCCACCCGAGGGTCAGTCCGTCAGCCGCGACGAGCTCGTCGGGACACGCGACACGATTCAGCGTCGTGTCGGTGGACTCGGAGTCTCCGAGCCGCTGATCCAGACGCGCGGCAGCAACCAGATTGTCGTCGAGCTGCCCGGCGTCAGCGATCCTCAGCAGGCTGTTGACTTGCTGAAGCAGACTGCGCTCCTCGAAATCATCGATCCTCAGGGTCAATATCTCCCCGTCGGCACGAAGGTCAACACAACGCTCGGCTCGGCGCGACAACCCGGCGCGGATGGCACGCCAGCGACCGGCGAGGCGACGCCCGGCTCGACACCCGACGGAACGCCGGCGGCAACTCCCGGCGCAGGAGCCAGCACCGATCAGAATGCAGGCGGCCCAACGTTCACCACGATTGTCTCCGGGGCCGACCTTGCCGACGCATTTCCGACTCAGGACAGTGTCGGATCAATCGTCGTCGGTTTCCGGCTCAAGCCGGAGGCAGCCGACAAGTTCTACGAGTACACAAGCACCCATATCGGCCAGCCGATGTCGATCGTCGTCGACAACACCGTCATCAACTCCGCGACGATCCGTGACGCAATCTCCAACGAGGGTGTTATCAACGGGCTCACCCCTCAGGAGGTCACCAATCTCGTCCTGCAACTGAAATCCGGCGCGCTGTCGGTGCCACTGGAGGTCGTTCAGAGTCGGACTATCGGCCCGTCGCTCGGGCAGGACTCGATCGACCAGTCCATCCTTGCCGGCCTCGTCGGGCTCGGGCTCGTCGCGCTGATGATGATCCTCTATTACCGACTGCCGGGTCTCCTGTCGGTCTTCGCATTGCTGATCTATACATCGATCGTCTTTGCGTTATTCAAGCTGATCCCCGTGACACTGACGCTGGCCGGCATCGCTGGCTTCATTCTCTCGATCGGCATGGCAGTCGACGCGAACGTCCTGATTTTCGCCCGGTTGAAAGATGAGCTCCGGCTTGGACGGCCTATTCCGGAAGCAATCGAGGCGGGATTCGACCACGCCTGGCCATCGATTCGCGACTCCAACATCTCAACGATGATCACCTGCGCGATCCTGTTCTGGTTCGGCCGCTACACCGGCGCCAGCATCATCCAGGGTTTCGCGCTAACATTATTCGTTGGTGTCGTCGTGTCGATGTTCACCGCCATTGTCGTGACTCGAAATATGCTGCGCATTCTGCTTACGATCCGTCCGATCAACGATCGCTGGTGGCTGGGAGTCGATCACGGGCAGGGTGTCCCCGCCCGAGCCGAGTAG
- the rpsB gene encoding 30S ribosomal protein S2, which produces MVAKVAREDTQVTMKQLLEAGVHFGHQTKRWNPKMRPYIFGERNGIHVIDLHQTAKLLEEAQDFLADLAVRGGKIVFVGTKKQAQATVEEQASRCGMFYVNRRWLGGTLTNFVTIRSRLQYLRNLERQSLSGELAYLPKQEAQAKEQELEKLQRTLGGLKELAQRPAAIVIVDPRREELAIKEASRLGIPIVAMVDTNCDPDPINFVIPSNDDAIRSVRLVLSKLADAIIEGSTRLEIAIADEQMDSRGPAEDYGYPGDEAEESDEAGSDGAAGRSRRR; this is translated from the coding sequence ATGGTCGCGAAGGTCGCACGCGAAGACACCCAGGTCACAATGAAACAACTGCTGGAGGCCGGGGTTCACTTTGGCCACCAGACGAAGCGCTGGAATCCGAAGATGCGCCCGTACATCTTCGGCGAGCGCAACGGCATTCATGTCATCGACCTCCATCAGACAGCCAAGCTGCTCGAAGAAGCGCAGGACTTCCTGGCAGATCTCGCCGTGCGCGGTGGGAAGATCGTCTTCGTCGGCACCAAGAAGCAGGCTCAGGCGACTGTCGAGGAGCAGGCAAGCCGTTGTGGCATGTTCTATGTGAACCGCCGGTGGCTCGGCGGCACGTTGACGAACTTCGTCACGATTCGATCCCGTCTCCAATATCTGCGGAATCTCGAGCGTCAATCGCTCTCCGGCGAGCTCGCCTATCTTCCCAAGCAGGAGGCGCAGGCCAAGGAGCAAGAGCTCGAGAAGCTCCAGCGAACACTCGGCGGACTCAAGGAGCTCGCCCAGCGGCCGGCGGCGATCGTGATCGTGGATCCGCGGCGGGAGGAGCTCGCAATCAAGGAGGCCAGCCGGCTTGGCATCCCGATTGTGGCAATGGTTGACACGAATTGCGACCCTGACCCGATCAATTTCGTGATTCCATCGAACGACGACGCTATCCGGTCGGTTCGACTCGTGTTGTCGAAGTTGGCCGATGCCATCATCGAGGGAAGCACGCGCCTCGAAATCGCGATTGCCGACGAGCAAATGGACTCGCGGGGCCCTGCTGAGGACTACGGCTATCCGGGCGATGAGGCCGAGGAGAGCGACGAGGCCGGCAGCGACGGGGCTGCAGGGCGGTCACGCCGCCGCTAA
- a CDS encoding SH3 domain-containing protein — MSGRKCSTCKHYEPAPIWRRGWCRNPALYAPQQNHLVYEDDLDCERGMGNYWEPADATGQIRPYIPLHPVSDDSANPSRVISTHAGQPIYSVSGSSGYGSDPDDDYPSAGEELSRPGGASGRDPGHYAEGRYWTDYLRIGAPILGVILILALFWFWANAFWGGNKNTPAIGGTPQATLSSITASPVATNGVGTGGSPIILTTPPAGAATQPPGVATKPPTGSGTIAIGSTVTVANSGGTGVNFRSEPSTDAEIVDILLDGTELTVVDGPLDAEGYTWWQVEGAAGTGWLVQDYLKAKP; from the coding sequence ATGTCCGGGCGCAAGTGCAGCACCTGCAAGCACTACGAGCCGGCGCCGATCTGGCGCAGGGGATGGTGTCGCAACCCGGCCCTGTATGCACCCCAGCAGAACCATCTCGTGTATGAAGACGATCTCGATTGCGAGCGCGGCATGGGAAACTACTGGGAACCCGCCGACGCCACGGGCCAGATCCGCCCCTACATCCCGCTTCACCCGGTTTCCGATGATTCCGCGAACCCCAGCAGAGTTATCTCGACGCACGCAGGCCAGCCGATCTATTCGGTCTCTGGTTCTTCCGGCTATGGCAGCGATCCCGATGACGACTATCCCTCGGCCGGCGAGGAGCTCTCTCGACCAGGCGGGGCTAGCGGACGGGATCCCGGACACTATGCCGAAGGGCGTTATTGGACAGACTACCTTCGCATCGGCGCGCCGATCCTTGGTGTGATCCTGATCCTCGCGCTGTTCTGGTTCTGGGCGAACGCGTTCTGGGGTGGCAACAAGAATACCCCCGCGATTGGCGGGACGCCACAAGCCACGCTGTCATCCATCACCGCATCGCCAGTAGCAACTAACGGAGTTGGCACGGGCGGGTCGCCGATCATCCTCACAACCCCGCCGGCCGGTGCTGCTACCCAGCCTCCGGGCGTAGCGACGAAGCCGCCAACCGGCAGTGGCACGATTGCGATAGGCTCAACCGTCACAGTCGCTAACTCCGGTGGAACCGGTGTGAACTTCCGGAGCGAGCCATCCACCGATGCTGAAATCGTCGATATCTTGCTCGATGGCACCGAGCTCACGGTCGTCGATGGTCCGCTGGATGCCGAGGGCTACACATGGTGGCAGGTCGAAGGCGCCGCGGGGACCGGCTGGCTCGTCCAGGACTACCTGAAGGCCAAACCCTAG
- the secF gene encoding protein translocase subunit SecF: protein MIDIVGKRRIWYSISALLIIPGVIALLVHGLSLGIDFTGGTSWELQFQKPVDSLEVRSILATHGYSDSIVQTSQDNTILIRMKELKEGSPEKTAIEDEFRARFGEFKELQIETVGPTVGNAIRNRAILAVILASIGVLSYIAWAFRNTDSPVLYGTVAIVAMLHDVLFVLGVFSILGWVADIEVDALFVTAVLTVMGFSVHDTIVVFDRIRENLGKRIAPTFEETVNYSVAQTMVRSLNTSLTVILTLAALYLFGGESTRWFVFALLIGVAAGTYSSIFNASQLLVSWRNGEVQRFFLFWRKPSGSRARAT from the coding sequence ATGATCGATATCGTCGGCAAACGACGCATCTGGTACTCCATCTCGGCGCTGCTGATCATTCCGGGGGTCATTGCCTTGCTGGTTCATGGTCTCAGCCTGGGCATCGACTTCACTGGTGGCACCTCGTGGGAGCTGCAATTCCAGAAGCCGGTCGACTCACTGGAGGTTCGATCCATCCTGGCCACGCATGGCTACTCGGATTCGATCGTTCAAACCTCCCAGGACAACACGATCCTGATCCGGATGAAGGAGCTCAAAGAGGGTTCGCCCGAGAAGACCGCGATCGAGGACGAATTCCGAGCGCGATTCGGCGAATTCAAGGAACTGCAGATCGAGACAGTCGGCCCAACCGTCGGCAATGCGATCCGCAACCGGGCGATCCTTGCGGTGATTCTCGCATCGATCGGCGTGCTCTCCTACATCGCCTGGGCATTCCGGAACACCGATAGTCCTGTGCTCTATGGGACGGTCGCGATCGTCGCGATGCTCCACGATGTCCTGTTCGTCCTCGGCGTCTTTTCGATTCTGGGCTGGGTGGCAGACATCGAGGTCGATGCCCTGTTCGTCACCGCCGTGCTCACTGTCATGGGCTTCTCCGTTCACGATACGATCGTGGTCTTTGACCGAATCCGCGAGAATCTCGGAAAACGAATCGCCCCGACGTTCGAGGAAACGGTCAACTACTCGGTCGCCCAGACGATGGTGCGCTCGTTGAACACGTCGCTCACCGTCATTCTGACGCTGGCGGCGCTGTATCTCTTCGGCGGCGAGTCGACGCGGTGGTTCGTGTTCGCCCTGTTGATCGGAGTTGCGGCCGGCACCTACTCCTCGATCTTCAACGCGAGCCAGTTGCTTGTCTCCTGGCGAAACGGGGAAGTCCAGCGCTTCTTCCTGTTCTGGCGCAAGCCATCTGGCTCGCGCGCGCGCGCAACCTGA
- a CDS encoding polymer-forming cytoskeletal protein, which produces MVFRKESRTDSFQRQISTLRQQLGSDEDEVDDAEELPTYSAPAEAAARSPLPSLESQRRHQPPRMSDASTGVVSANSSWSGTLRSEGSIQIFGTIEGDLTASDEIYVAEGATVDAHIRARTIIVAGAVTGTIECLGRLEVMPSGSISGDVTSPTLIVHEGATVEGDVKMQSPTPVE; this is translated from the coding sequence ATGGTATTCCGTAAAGAAAGTCGCACGGATTCATTTCAGCGTCAGATCTCGACACTGAGACAACAGCTTGGTTCCGATGAGGACGAAGTCGACGACGCTGAGGAGTTGCCGACCTATTCGGCGCCCGCAGAGGCCGCTGCACGATCACCATTGCCCTCGCTCGAGAGTCAACGTCGCCATCAACCACCACGCATGTCCGACGCTTCGACCGGAGTAGTGTCCGCGAACTCCAGCTGGAGCGGGACGCTGCGATCCGAAGGGTCGATCCAGATCTTCGGGACAATCGAGGGTGACCTGACCGCGAGCGATGAGATCTATGTCGCTGAGGGCGCGACAGTCGATGCGCACATTCGTGCGCGCACCATCATTGTGGCCGGCGCGGTGACTGGCACGATCGAGTGTCTCGGCCGCCTGGAGGTGATGCCGTCAGGCTCGATTTCCGGCGATGTGACATCGCCGACGCTCATCGTTCACGAAGGCGCCACCGTCGAGGGTGACGTGAAGATGCAGTCGCCCACGCCGGTCGAGTAG
- a CDS encoding NAD(P)/FAD-dependent oxidoreductase — MGQSPNDEARRTAVIGGGIAGLTAAYRLARQGHRVTLWEQDEQLGGLAAAFELPSGAEIEKFYHHLFMSDRAIIELMEELGIGSRLRWIDSNVGFFYDGRIYPLTTATDLIRLPFIPVVDRVRLGLITLYLQRISTSSGGWKRFERVTAWEWLRRTAGQRAFNRVWGAQLRAKFGPRAPEIAMAWFWNKIFLRTQSRPGLLAREQLGYIDGSFNVLIDRLADACRELGVDIRTGTGVEALERHDESASQFTLVGADGRRDDADIVVATIPSPLIMRLIPDMPAAYAQQLTSMIYQGAIVILLQLDRKLSDIYWLNIGDDRLPFTGIIEHTNLLDPADYGGAHLVYVGKYLDWDHPFVTMTDDELRHEVVPKLRLVNPGFDDSWIERMWVFRARAAQPIVTLEYSEKVPSHRSPIAGLYVANMSQIYPEDRGTNYAVDLGNRIAEIIDEDLAAGSA, encoded by the coding sequence ATGGGTCAGTCTCCGAACGACGAAGCGCGACGCACCGCGGTTATCGGCGGCGGTATCGCGGGTCTGACCGCGGCATACCGTCTCGCTCGCCAGGGGCACCGGGTGACACTCTGGGAGCAGGATGAACAGCTCGGAGGGTTGGCTGCCGCGTTCGAGCTACCGTCGGGCGCTGAGATCGAGAAGTTCTACCACCATCTGTTCATGAGCGATCGCGCGATCATCGAGCTGATGGAGGAACTCGGCATCGGCAGCCGCCTGCGTTGGATTGACTCCAATGTCGGGTTCTTCTATGACGGACGGATCTACCCGCTCACAACTGCGACCGATCTGATCAGGCTACCGTTCATTCCAGTGGTGGATCGTGTCCGGCTGGGTCTGATCACCCTCTATCTCCAGCGCATCAGCACGTCATCCGGCGGCTGGAAGCGGTTCGAACGGGTTACAGCCTGGGAATGGCTGCGACGGACTGCGGGCCAACGGGCCTTCAATCGCGTCTGGGGAGCCCAGCTCCGGGCGAAATTCGGCCCACGCGCGCCCGAGATTGCGATGGCGTGGTTCTGGAACAAGATCTTTCTCCGAACCCAGTCACGACCGGGCCTCCTGGCTCGCGAGCAGTTGGGCTACATAGATGGTAGCTTCAATGTTCTGATCGATCGTCTCGCCGATGCTTGTCGGGAACTTGGCGTCGATATTCGCACAGGCACTGGCGTCGAGGCACTCGAACGGCACGACGAAAGCGCCAGCCAGTTCACGCTGGTCGGCGCCGACGGCCGGCGTGACGATGCCGATATCGTCGTGGCAACTATCCCATCGCCACTCATCATGCGTCTGATCCCTGATATGCCTGCAGCATATGCTCAGCAGCTTACGTCAATGATTTATCAGGGCGCGATCGTGATCCTCCTGCAGCTCGACCGCAAGCTGTCAGATATCTACTGGCTCAACATCGGCGACGACCGGCTCCCATTCACCGGGATTATCGAGCACACCAACCTGCTCGACCCCGCTGACTACGGAGGAGCTCATCTGGTCTATGTTGGAAAGTATCTCGACTGGGACCACCCGTTCGTCACAATGACCGACGACGAGCTTCGCCACGAGGTCGTGCCAAAGCTTCGTCTTGTGAACCCGGGATTCGATGATAGCTGGATCGAGCGAATGTGGGTCTTCCGCGCTCGAGCGGCTCAGCCGATCGTCACACTCGAGTATTCGGAGAAGGTCCCGTCACATCGATCCCCGATTGCCGGCCTCTACGTCGCCAACATGTCCCAGATCTATCCGGAGGATCGGGGCACCAACTACGCGGTCGATCTCGGGAACCGCATCGCCGAAATCATCGACGAGGATCTCGCCGCCGGGAGTGCCTGA